A region from the Candidatus Thorarchaeota archaeon genome encodes:
- a CDS encoding sugar phosphate isomerase/epimerase, with protein sequence MLRFGIVPLELRAVADRLLSDGVLDLFRFDISSFVAEAVQMEHISVIEITGDANYVIPDSLNTDVIKRLLAIKDESDVSFTVHLPLWSVEPASINEHIRTASVNTVVETIRVVEPLEPESYVLHATGSLATEFSQLDASPGIVDLVCTLMASNASRSVEEIIAKSEISPRLLALENIEFPFEFTREIVDEHDTSICFDTGHLLAHYSGTESVLEFYHQHRDRIIEIHLHDGGFDDHDGHVVHRDHIPLGTGELPTRDFLMELVRNDFSGPLIFELTSQQARESLDLISQVVPEALG encoded by the coding sequence GTGCTTCGCTTTGGAATCGTCCCTCTAGAGTTAAGAGCAGTTGCTGACAGGCTGCTTTCTGACGGTGTTCTTGATCTGTTTCGTTTTGATATCTCTTCTTTTGTTGCCGAGGCAGTTCAGATGGAGCACATTAGTGTCATTGAGATAACTGGAGATGCTAATTACGTCATTCCTGATTCGTTGAATACGGATGTCATCAAGAGACTGCTTGCAATTAAAGACGAGTCGGATGTTTCCTTTACCGTCCACCTCCCCTTATGGTCTGTGGAGCCTGCTAGCATTAATGAGCATATTCGTACAGCCAGTGTCAATACGGTGGTCGAGACCATTAGAGTTGTAGAGCCACTGGAACCGGAGTCCTATGTGCTTCATGCTACGGGATCTCTTGCCACAGAATTTTCACAATTAGATGCCTCCCCAGGAATTGTAGATCTCGTATGTACTTTGATGGCCTCCAACGCCTCACGTAGTGTGGAAGAGATTATTGCAAAGAGCGAGATCTCTCCTCGATTGTTGGCGTTGGAAAACATAGAGTTCCCCTTTGAATTTACTCGCGAGATTGTTGATGAACATGATACTAGCATCTGTTTTGATACTGGCCATCTCCTGGCGCATTATTCTGGGACCGAATCTGTACTGGAATTCTATCATCAGCACCGTGATCGAATAATAGAAATCCATCTTCATGATGGCGGATTTGACGACCATGATGGGCATGTCGTTCATCGCGACCACATTCCTCTTGGTACCGGAGAGCTGCCAACTCGTGATTTTCTTATGGAGCTTGTTCGTAATGATTTCTCTGGCCCGCTCATCTTTGAACTGACTTCACAGCAAGCTCGTGAGTCCCTTGATCTCATCTCTCAAGTTGTTCCAGAAGCGCTTGGATAA
- a CDS encoding peptidylprolyl isomerase, with the protein MVNKIKMETEKGTIMLELWSDDAINTVKNFIELARSGFYNGLKFHRVVPDFVVQGGDPVGNGTGGPGYAIPCETSGSRQKHVNGTLSMAHAGRDTGGSQFFIVLNEANCKHLDGRHTVFGRVVEGFDIVQSIRQGDKMLKVEVLEVDPVIEQHELTKLPSPR; encoded by the coding sequence ATGGTCAATAAGATCAAGATGGAGACCGAGAAGGGCACAATCATGCTCGAACTCTGGTCCGATGACGCAATCAATACTGTAAAGAATTTCATTGAACTGGCACGTAGTGGTTTTTACAACGGCCTGAAATTCCATCGTGTTGTACCAGATTTTGTTGTGCAAGGTGGCGATCCGGTGGGAAATGGGACTGGTGGTCCCGGCTATGCAATCCCCTGCGAGACCAGTGGTTCTCGTCAAAAACACGTGAATGGAACTCTCTCAATGGCCCATGCTGGCCGTGATACTGGTGGCAGCCAATTTTTCATCGTTCTTAACGAGGCAAACTGTAAGCATCTTGATGGTCGTCATACGGTCTTTGGTCGTGTCGTAGAGGGCTTTGATATCGTTCAGAGTATTCGCCAAGGTGACAAGATGCTAAAGGTCGAAGTTCTTGAAGTCGATCCTGTGATTGAGCAACATGAACTCACCAAGCTCCCCTCTCCTAGATAG